The following proteins are encoded in a genomic region of Desulfovibrio legallii:
- a CDS encoding sodium:solute symporter family protein — MMFLLVYFAVLFGVALWSARKGMDPAAYFLNGRRSTAFAVALSIVSSCVGGSATMGMAGLAWQVGTPAFWWLGSGAAGLTVLSLFLARKVRESGAVTMPEMLAAFLGEPSRPLASIIIVTAWLAILAAQFSAMAAIIMPLTGLEKGPAVLLGAAALLAYTLVGGQAAVMKTDVWQFSVLLAALLLALALAVKAGGGQALAVVPLEAVNADFPASRLRYYLCILGGSYVVCPMLFGRLLTAKDAAAARRGGLWAVAGLTATAMIIVALGIACRALVPAGTPPEQVLSAALLTHLPAWASTPILLGIFSAVISAGDSCIITAASVCSNDILRRPGVAACRLCMLGAALAAMVLALYGKGILALLLMANDIYVCGVVPPVFVGMLLYRKACFRPWGVAAAMLAGGLLGLAATLTDNSAWSFTGLAVSLLGSLTAARRVKEATPRAAAAADPGI; from the coding sequence ATGATGTTTTTGCTCGTTTATTTTGCCGTGTTGTTCGGCGTAGCCCTGTGGTCCGCCCGCAAGGGCATGGACCCGGCCGCTTATTTTCTCAACGGCCGCCGCAGCACGGCCTTTGCGGTGGCTTTGTCCATCGTGTCCTCCTGCGTGGGCGGTTCCGCCACCATGGGCATGGCCGGTCTGGCCTGGCAGGTGGGCACGCCGGCCTTCTGGTGGCTGGGATCCGGGGCTGCGGGCCTGACCGTGCTGAGCCTGTTCCTGGCCAGAAAGGTGCGCGAGAGCGGGGCCGTGACCATGCCGGAAATGCTTGCCGCATTTCTGGGCGAACCCAGCCGTCCGCTGGCCTCCATTATTATTGTCACGGCCTGGCTGGCCATTCTGGCCGCGCAGTTCAGCGCCATGGCCGCCATTATCATGCCCTTGACCGGTCTGGAAAAGGGCCCGGCCGTGCTGCTGGGCGCGGCGGCGCTTCTGGCCTATACGCTGGTGGGGGGACAGGCGGCGGTGATGAAGACCGACGTGTGGCAGTTTTCCGTGCTTCTGGCGGCCCTGTTGCTGGCTCTGGCGCTGGCCGTCAAGGCTGGCGGCGGGCAGGCCCTGGCGGTCGTGCCGCTGGAGGCCGTCAATGCGGATTTTCCCGCCTCCAGGCTGCGCTACTATCTCTGCATCCTGGGCGGCAGCTATGTGGTCTGCCCCATGTTGTTCGGCCGTCTGCTTACGGCCAAGGACGCCGCCGCCGCCCGCAGGGGCGGCCTCTGGGCCGTGGCGGGGCTCACGGCCACGGCCATGATTATTGTGGCCCTGGGCATCGCCTGCCGCGCCCTGGTGCCCGCGGGCACGCCGCCGGAGCAGGTGCTCAGCGCCGCTCTTTTGACCCATCTGCCCGCCTGGGCCTCCACGCCCATTCTGCTGGGCATTTTCAGCGCCGTCATTTCGGCCGGAGATTCCTGCATCATCACAGCGGCTTCGGTGTGCAGCAACGACATCCTGCGGCGGCCCGGCGTGGCCGCCTGCCGCCTGTGCATGCTGGGCGCGGCCCTGGCGGCCATGGTGCTGGCCCTTTACGGCAAAGGCATTCTGGCCCTGCTGCTTATGGCCAACGATATTTATGTTTGCGGCGTGGTGCCGCCCGTCTTTGTGGGCATGCTGTTGTATCGCAAGGCCTGCTTCCGTCCCTGGGGCGTGGCTGCGGCCATGCTGGCCGGCGGGCTGCTGGGCCTTGCGGCCACGCTTACGGACAACAGCGCCTGGAGTTTTACGGGGCTTGCCGTCTCCTTGCTGGGCAGCTTGACGGCGGCGCGACGGGTGAAGGAGGCTACGCCGCGGGCGGCGGCAGCGGCAGACCCCGGAATATGA